A single Anas acuta chromosome 27, bAnaAcu1.1, whole genome shotgun sequence DNA region contains:
- the SEMA4C gene encoding semaphorin-4C: MAPRSLLALASLLALVPSATPGSSWSAVPRKTVPYAELKDAAKRFSRGGVSHYLTLTLDEAEALLYVGAREAVFALATGTVELKAAISWEAPVEKKAECIQKGKNNQTDCFNYVRFLQSYNSSHLYACGTYAFQPKCTYIELSGFTLDQVAFEDGKGKCPYDPTKGHTGLIVDGELYSATFNNFLGTEPVILRNLGPHYSMKTEYLTSWLNEPHFVASAYVQESAASSTGDDDKVYFFFSERAVEYDCYAEQVVARVARVCKGDVGGARTLQKKWTTFLKARLVCSAPEQQLHFNRLQAVFTLPGADWQDTTFFGVFQARWGDVDVSAICRYHILEVKKAFEGPYKEYREQAQKWGRYSDEVPSPRPGACITDWHRQNGFASSLELPDNTLNFAKKHPLMDEPILPHRGRPLLLKKDANFTQLVVDRVSGLDGTIYEVLFIGTGDGWVHKALNLGAHVHLVEELQVFEPAQPVESLVLAGRKKLLFAGSRFQVAQLPLADCSRYQSCTDCVLARDPYCAWSRNASLCVRTEGLNGSQLVQDVLSSDTRACTLPQVAKQGPIIPKNVTVVAGTDLVLTCRLGSNLAQALWTFEGRALAAEQALVLHDARLRALVVPGAGAQHSGTYRCYSEEQGARLGSEVYRVAVLAGPGVPLETRAPLESLGLVWVVAVCLGALCLVLVLVVFSLWRRLREELGKGAKAIESTLVYPIELPKEPPSPRFVPSAASDSDEKLWDPASYYYSDGSLKIVPGHAVCRNGGPPGATSPPSAIPGQPLHSPTRIHLGPLRGSSSNGYIRLALGAEERPPCADLAEELRRKLQQRQPLPDSNPEESSV; the protein is encoded by the exons TCTTCGCCCTGGCCACCGGCACCGTGGAGCTGAAGGCGGCG atctCCTGGGAGGCCCCCGTGGAGAAGAAAGCCGAGTGCATCCAGAAGGGCAAAAACAACCAG accgACTGCTTCAACTACGTGCGCTTCCTGCAGAGCTACAACAGCTCCCACCTCTACGCCTGCGGCACCTACGCCTTCCAGCCCAAGTGCACCTACATC GAGCTGTCCGGCTTCACCCTGGACCAAGTGGCTTTCGAGGATGGCAAGGGCAAGTGCCCGTACGACCCCACCAAGGGACACACCGGCCTCATCGTGG ACGGCGAGCTGTACTCGGCCACCTTCAACAACTTTCTGGGCACGGAGCCCGTCATCCTCCGCAACCTGGGCCCGCACTACTCCATGAAGACGGAGTACCTCACCTCCTGGCTCAACG AGCCCCACTTCGTGGCCTCGGCGTACGTGCAGGAGAGCGCAGCCAGCAGCACGGGGGACGACGACAaggtttatttcttcttcagcgAGCGGGCGGTGGAGTACGACTGCTACGCGGAGCAGGTGGTGGCCCGCGTGGCGAGGGTCTGCAag GGGGATGTCGGCGGTGCCCGCACGCTGCAGAAGAAGTGGACGACCTTCCTCAAGGCTCGCCTGGTGTGCTCGGCGCCCGAGCAGCAGCTCCACTTCAACCGCCTCCAGGCTGTCTTCACCCTGCCCGGGGCCGACTGGCAGGACACGACGTTTTTTGGGGTCTTCCAGGCCCGCTG GGGGGACGTGGACGTCTCGGCTATCTGCCGGTACCACATCCTGGAGGTGAAGAAGGCGTTCGAGGGGCCCTACAAGGAGTACCGGGAGCAGGCGCAGAAGTGGGGCCGCTACTCGGACGAGGTGCCGAGCCCCCGTCCCGGGGCG TGCATCACCGACTGGCACCGCCAGAACGGCTTCGCCAGCTCCCTGGAGCTGCCCGACAACACCCTCAACTTCGCCAAGAAGCACCCGCTGATGGACGAGCCCATCCTGCCCCACCGCGGGCGCCCGCTGCTGCTCAAGAAGGACGCCAACTTCACCCAGCTGGTGGTGGACCGGGTGTCGGGGCTGGACGGCACCATCTACGAGGTGCTCTTCATCGGCACAG GTGACGGCTGGGTGCACAAGGCGCTGAACCTGGGCGCTCACGTCCACCTGGTCGAGGAGCTGCAGGTTTTCGAGCCGGCGCAGCCCGTGGAGAGCCTGGTGCTGGCGGGTCGGAAG AAGCTGCTCTTCGCCGGCTCACGCTTCCAGGTGGCCCAGCTGCCGCTGGCCGACTGCAGCCGCTACCAGTCCTGCACGGACTGCGTCCTCGCCCGGGACCCGTACTGCGCCTGGAGCCGCAACGCCAGCCTCTGCGTCCGCACTGAGGGCCTCAACGG GTCCCAGCTGGTCCAGGACGTGCTGAGCTCCGACACCCGCGCCTGCACCCTGCCGCAGGTGGCCAAGCAAG gGCCCATCATCCCCAAAAACGTGACGGTGGTGGCGGGCACCGACCTGGTGCTGACGTGCCGCCTGGGCTCCAACCTGGCGCAGGCGCTGTGGACCTTCGAGGGGCGAGCGCTGGCGGCCGAGCAGGCGCTGGTGCTGCACGACGCCCGCCTGCGGGCGCTGGTGGTGCCGGGGGCCGGGGCGCAGCACAGCGGCACGTACCGCTGCTACTCGGAGGAGCAGGGCGCCCGGCTGGGCAGCGAGGTGTACCGGGTGGCGGTGCTGGCCGGCCCGGGGGTGCCGCTGGAGACGCGGGCGCCGCTGGAGAGCCTGGGGCTGGTGTGGGTGGTGGCGGTGTGCCTGGGCGccctgtgcctggtgctggtgctggtggtctTCTCGCTCTggcggcggctgcgggaggAGCTGGGCAAAGGCGCCAAAGCCATCGAGAGCACCCTGGTGTACCCCATCGAGCTGCCCAAGGAGCCCCCCAGCCCGCGCTTCGTGCCCAGCGCCGCCTCCGACTCGGACGAGAAGCTCTGGGACCCGGCCAGCTACTACTACTCGGACGGCTCGCTCAAGATCGTGCCGGGCCACGCCGTCTGCCGCAACGGCGGCCCCCCCGGCGCCACCTCGCCGCCCAGCGCCAtccccgggcagcccctgcacTCGCCCACCCGCATCCACCTGGGTCCCCTGCGCGGTTCCTCCTCCAACGGCTACATCCGCCTGGCGCTGGGTGCCGAGGAGCGGCCGCCCTGCGCCGACCTGGCCGAGGAGCTGCGGCGCAAACTGCAGCAGCGCCAGCCCCTGCCCGACTCCAACCCCGAGGAGTCGTCGGTCTGA